One genomic window of Cannabis sativa cultivar Pink pepper isolate KNU-18-1 chromosome 2, ASM2916894v1, whole genome shotgun sequence includes the following:
- the LOC115719177 gene encoding uncharacterized protein LOC115719177 — protein MKSQRSHFRTQRERERERITPNGHISDPFSSPLTKLSKPVFISRSKRYPLTLTSKALLSSTHTQIAAALIMVCFLACFTTSNRPKHQHSDNATHSKYQALKTTESPQLIEPPKQEQAGQLTEFIRESKDEVEEEGNCCSEKRVTFNLNVKTCVEPSTKESSCDWVESNEEKKSGNEEKLKEMKPILDTIVGSYVPNNRYQNCRKSTDECEDIGGGEDSNVEEDEDSEADDKGLVLQEESSESLFSLSIDSRKQVCDVEKGEKEVSSPMPVPSLSEEKVKAIGSSQNGVKRSRFGHSSVLSPIENFTQWEVFKEETPLPISHSQRVKHHQEKENSISLEPSFKVERHNSKPKFSEVKAAEQEVGVDTSLSSWLVGSEATPKSNSSIGHSTGDSESERKKTHLAV, from the exons ATGAAATCTCAACGGTCACATTTCAGAactcagagagagagagagagagagagaataactCCCAACGGTCACATTTCAGACCCCTTTTCATCTCCATTGACAAAACTTTCTAAACCAGTCTTCATTTCGAGATCAAAAAGGTACCCACTCACACTCACCTCCAAGGCTCTACTAAGCTCAACTCACACTCAGATTGCGGCTGCTTTAATCATGGTCTGCTTTCTAGCTTGCTTCACTACTTCTAATCGCCCAAAACATCAACACTCAGATAACGCAACTCACTCCAAATACCAA GCCCTTAAGACTACTGAATCGCCTCAACTCATTGAACCACCAAAGCAAGAACAGGCTGGACAACTCACAGAATTCATAAGAGAATCAAA AGATGAGGTTGAGGAGGAAGGAAATTGTTGTTCCGAGAAAAGGGTAACCTTTAATTTGAATGTTAAGACTTGTGTGGAGCCATCTACTAAGGAAAGTAGCTGTGATTGGGTGGAAAGTAATGAGGAGAAGAAGAGTGGAAATGAAGAAAAGCTAAAAGAAATGAAACCCATTTTGGATACTATTGTTGGGTCTTATGTTCCAAATAATAGGTACCAAAATTGCAGAAAAAGTACTGATGAATGTGAAGATATTGGAGGAGGAGAAGATAGCAATgtggaagaagatgaagataGTGAGGCTGATGATAAAGGGCTAGTGCTGCAAGAGGAATCTTCTGAATCACTGTTTTCTTTATCTATAGATTCTAGGAAACAAGTGTGTGATGTTGAGAAGGGTGAAAAAGAGGTTAGTAGTCCAATGCCAGTCCCTAGTCTTTCTGAGGAGAAAGTTAAGGCAATTGGGTCAAGTCAAAATGGCGTAAAAAGGTCTCGATTTGGTCATTCTTCAGTGTTGAGCCCAATTGAAAATTTCACTCAATGGGAAGTGTTCAAAGAAGAGACACCACTTCCAATATCACATTCCCAGCGTGTGAAGCATCATCAAGAGAAAGAGAACAGTATCAGTTTAGAGCCAAGTTTCAAGGTGGAAAGACACAATTCAAAACCCAAGTTTAGTGAAGTAAAGGCTGCAGAGCAAGAAGTTGGGGTAGACACCAGCCTATCTAGCTGGTTGGTTGGATCAGAAGCAACACCTAAATCCAATAGTAGTATTGGTCACTCTACTGGGGACTCAGAGTCTGAGAGAAAGAAAACTCATCTAGCAGTATAA